In Corynebacterium endometrii, one DNA window encodes the following:
- a CDS encoding peptidylprolyl isomerase: MPNNKKRGEDALSHLERELKSRERKEKTRPLGVVLASAVVILAVVGGIFFMATRDSEEQVVAEDQATSSESAGAEQMPEATALSLARNEALPATVTCEYTPDGQDAGVQAPNGTNVSTEGVVNASLETNQGPIGLELDRAVAPCAVNSMEHLINEGFYDDTVCHRLTSSGIFVLQCGDPNAVGGGAQGDGMGGPGYGFATEYPYDEKGDDAAATVIYPKGTIAMARAQDPNSNGSQFFLNYEDSTLPPDYTYFGKINEEGMETLAKVAEIGVAGGQPDGAPAEEIKIETASVQ; this comes from the coding sequence GTGCCGAATAATAAAAAGCGTGGCGAGGACGCGCTCAGCCACCTTGAACGTGAACTGAAATCTCGGGAGCGCAAGGAAAAGACCCGTCCGTTGGGCGTCGTTCTCGCCTCCGCTGTTGTCATCTTGGCCGTAGTCGGCGGCATCTTCTTTATGGCGACGCGTGACTCCGAAGAGCAGGTCGTTGCTGAGGATCAGGCAACGTCATCGGAGTCAGCAGGCGCCGAGCAGATGCCCGAGGCAACCGCCCTGAGTTTGGCCCGCAATGAGGCTCTGCCTGCCACCGTCACCTGCGAATACACCCCAGACGGCCAAGACGCCGGGGTGCAAGCCCCTAACGGCACTAACGTTTCCACCGAGGGCGTGGTTAACGCTTCCCTTGAGACTAACCAGGGACCGATTGGCCTCGAGCTCGACCGAGCGGTTGCACCCTGCGCCGTCAATTCGATGGAACACCTCATTAATGAGGGCTTTTACGATGACACCGTCTGCCACCGCCTAACCTCCTCAGGTATCTTTGTCCTCCAGTGCGGCGACCCTAACGCAGTAGGCGGGGGCGCCCAGGGCGATGGCATGGGTGGCCCAGGCTACGGCTTTGCAACTGAGTACCCATACGACGAGAAGGGCGATGACGCCGCTGCAACCGTTATCTACCCTAAGGGCACCATCGCCATGGCGCGTGCTCAGGACCCGAACTCGAACGGTTCCCAGTTCTTCCTAAATTACGAGGATTCCACTCTGCCGCCTGACTACACCTATTTCGGCAAGATTAACGAAGAGGGCATGGAAACCCTGGCCAAGGTCGCCGAAATCGGAGTCGCCGGCGGCCAGCCCGACGGCGCCCCTGCGGAAGAGATCAAAATCGAAACGGCCTCCGTTCAGTAG
- a CDS encoding ABC transporter substrate-binding protein, translated as MGEQQGTPPSTDFFGYQTNSRLVTTNAGTAFGAATNAELLASRLYPAAFVPGPGGQLIPNSDLVTTQEITEPSPDAPRKILYTISDQARFSDGEDVTCEDFLLAYKAGKMRELFGSQKPLANEISNLQCAAGFKQFVVTFNPGQGERWRYLFGPGTVMPSHAIAQKAGLTQEELVGALYAEDPYQLQEVARLWRYGFSVTEFDPDLQLSYGPFVIDRVGPDGEVILKANEDYFGDAPALEQLVVWPRSADTQRLVEDGALQVLDSSTANPTWYDRDSETNPFTLQSQPGDLTDTLVLSGYGLFSQQWARQAFAACVDQGRLAQVSSEKSGTEVAPAYVHVLRHSDPLIPRLDPVTNPHKKTDMELAGQLAGQTIRIGYLGPDERLAAMVQAIKESCEAAGVTVEDVAAEHMSQIHLEIDPETGLPTIDAFLGPVDPMYEYGGPEALIQNVSALRVAEEKLWEDLYDIPVSAQPRTFILDRSVENVVPYTGLSGIGWNMDRWNINEELAGQVTATSEETSEQ; from the coding sequence ATGGGGGAGCAGCAGGGTACTCCTCCATCCACCGATTTCTTCGGTTACCAGACCAATTCGCGTCTCGTGACCACTAATGCCGGCACGGCTTTCGGCGCCGCCACTAACGCAGAGCTGCTCGCGAGCCGTCTTTATCCGGCAGCGTTTGTGCCGGGACCGGGCGGCCAGCTCATTCCGAATTCTGATCTGGTGACGACCCAGGAGATTACCGAGCCCTCCCCAGATGCCCCGCGCAAGATTTTGTACACGATATCCGATCAGGCACGTTTCTCCGATGGTGAGGATGTAACTTGCGAGGATTTCCTGCTGGCCTACAAGGCTGGAAAGATGCGAGAGCTTTTTGGCTCCCAAAAGCCGCTGGCCAATGAAATTAGCAACCTCCAGTGTGCCGCCGGCTTCAAGCAATTTGTTGTCACATTCAATCCCGGTCAGGGCGAACGCTGGCGTTACCTCTTCGGCCCCGGAACGGTGATGCCGTCCCACGCCATCGCTCAAAAGGCGGGGTTGACGCAGGAGGAATTGGTTGGAGCCCTCTACGCGGAGGACCCTTACCAATTACAGGAGGTTGCCCGCCTGTGGCGTTACGGCTTTAGCGTGACGGAATTTGACCCCGATTTGCAGCTGAGCTACGGGCCATTTGTCATCGACCGAGTTGGCCCAGACGGAGAGGTCATCCTTAAGGCTAACGAGGACTACTTTGGCGATGCGCCGGCGCTAGAACAGCTAGTAGTATGGCCGCGCTCTGCAGATACGCAACGCTTGGTAGAGGATGGGGCTTTGCAAGTGCTGGACTCTTCCACTGCGAATCCAACGTGGTATGACCGCGATTCTGAGACCAACCCGTTCACGCTCCAATCCCAGCCGGGAGACCTGACGGACACATTGGTCCTATCCGGTTATGGCTTGTTTTCGCAGCAGTGGGCACGCCAGGCATTCGCTGCGTGTGTCGATCAAGGGCGCCTGGCCCAGGTCAGCTCGGAGAAATCTGGCACGGAGGTGGCCCCGGCTTACGTTCACGTGCTCCGCCATTCAGATCCCTTGATTCCGCGCCTGGATCCCGTAACCAACCCACACAAGAAGACCGACATGGAGCTCGCCGGGCAGTTGGCCGGCCAAACTATTCGTATTGGCTATCTTGGACCCGATGAGCGTCTGGCCGCTATGGTTCAGGCCATCAAGGAATCCTGCGAAGCCGCCGGGGTGACGGTTGAAGATGTTGCTGCGGAGCACATGTCCCAAATTCACCTGGAGATTGACCCGGAAACGGGTCTGCCCACCATTGACGCTTTTCTGGGGCCCGTGGATCCAATGTATGAATATGGTGGCCCGGAAGCCCTGATTCAGAACGTCTCCGCCTTGCGGGTCGCGGAGGAGAAGCTCTGGGAAGATCTTTATGACATTCCAGTGTCAGCTCAACCAAGAACCTTTATCCTTGATAGGTCAGTAGAGAACGTGGTGCCTTATACCGGTCTGTCTGGCATTGGCTGGAATATGGATCGCTGGAATATCAATGAAGAACTCGCAGGACAAGTCACCGCAACAAGTGAGGAAACAAGTGAGCAATAA
- a CDS encoding adenine phosphoribosyltransferase, whose product MSNKYANTAEALADKIRLVQDFPEKGVLFEDLTPVLADADAFAAVVDGLADACERLGADMIGGLDARGFLLGSAVAYKLGLGILAIRKAGKLPPPVLRQDYELEYGSAALEIPADGADIKGKKIVLVDDVLATGGTLWGARLLLESAGAEVAGNVVVIEVEGLGGRERLQGPPLIVLKPADEA is encoded by the coding sequence GTGAGCAATAAGTACGCTAATACTGCCGAAGCCCTCGCGGACAAGATCCGTCTAGTCCAGGACTTCCCGGAAAAAGGAGTGCTGTTTGAAGATCTCACTCCGGTCCTAGCTGACGCCGATGCTTTTGCGGCCGTTGTGGATGGCCTTGCCGACGCTTGCGAGAGGCTAGGCGCTGACATGATCGGCGGTCTGGACGCGCGAGGATTCCTCCTCGGCTCCGCCGTCGCTTACAAGCTAGGCCTCGGCATACTAGCTATTCGCAAGGCCGGTAAACTCCCGCCTCCGGTCCTTCGTCAAGACTACGAGCTTGAATACGGTAGCGCCGCGCTCGAGATTCCGGCCGATGGGGCAGATATCAAGGGCAAGAAGATTGTTCTGGTCGATGACGTCTTGGCTACCGGAGGTACTTTATGGGGCGCTCGTCTTCTGCTTGAATCGGCGGGTGCTGAGGTGGCCGGCAACGTCGTAGTCATTGAGGTTGAAGGGCTCGGCGGGCGTGAGCGGCTTCAGGGGCCGCCATTGATCGTGCTTAAACCTGCCGATGAAGCCTAA
- a CDS encoding DUF421 domain-containing protein gives MESLRQQLLLEPYRVPVVIVSTVGIYIAFMVLVKIFGSRVLTSMTASDAVIIIMFGAVAGRVILGHPPTLMTGIIGLTVLMLLEAAFGTLRRFVGWSKFIDRRPVLLMYRGEPLKENMHFSHVSQGDIHSAIRKAGIARAEDVQVMILEPTGQISIIRTGQPLDPAVFSDVLGAEKLQRAIEG, from the coding sequence ATGGAATCCCTGCGTCAACAGCTGCTCTTGGAGCCCTATCGCGTACCGGTAGTTATTGTCTCCACGGTCGGCATCTACATAGCCTTCATGGTCTTGGTAAAGATCTTTGGTTCCCGTGTGCTGACATCGATGACGGCATCTGACGCGGTCATCATCATCATGTTCGGCGCGGTTGCGGGACGAGTCATCCTTGGCCATCCGCCGACGCTCATGACCGGAATCATTGGCCTTACGGTGCTGATGCTCCTTGAGGCCGCGTTTGGGACTTTGCGCCGCTTCGTTGGTTGGTCCAAATTCATCGATCGTCGGCCGGTTCTCCTGATGTATCGCGGCGAGCCGTTGAAAGAGAATATGCATTTTTCTCACGTCAGCCAGGGGGACATCCATTCCGCGATACGCAAGGCGGGTATAGCTAGGGCTGAGGATGTCCAGGTAATGATTCTCGAGCCTACCGGGCAGATATCGATCATCCGCACGGGCCAGCCCCTAGATCCCGCGGTCTTTTCCGACGTCCTAGGTGCCGAAAAGCTCCAAAGAGCTATCGAAGGATAG
- a CDS encoding MBL fold metallo-hydrolase: MEIMGFAAGPYKTNTFVVANEGHCFVVDPGMHAMGRVLELVEEKRLTIDAIVLTHGHLDHTREAGDLARLKSLPVYIHRNDEFMLEDGAGVSPESQLLFNAKDMVAIDDVRYLEDGGTFESCGLSFEVRHAPGHSPGSVLLVTEEFALVGDVIFRGSIGRTDLEHSDDAAMKRTLAGPVWAMDDALTLLPGHGPTTTMRVERATNPFLRTIREVI; the protein is encoded by the coding sequence ATGGAGATTATGGGTTTTGCGGCTGGACCGTACAAAACGAATACCTTCGTTGTGGCCAACGAGGGGCACTGCTTCGTGGTTGACCCGGGGATGCACGCAATGGGCAGGGTGCTTGAACTCGTAGAAGAAAAGCGGCTAACCATTGACGCCATCGTGCTGACCCACGGGCACCTTGACCACACCCGTGAGGCCGGTGACTTAGCCAGGTTGAAAAGCCTGCCGGTCTACATTCACCGTAATGACGAGTTCATGCTGGAGGACGGGGCTGGCGTCTCGCCGGAGTCCCAGCTGTTGTTCAACGCCAAGGACATGGTGGCAATCGATGACGTGCGTTACCTTGAGGATGGCGGCACGTTTGAATCATGCGGGCTGAGCTTCGAGGTTCGCCACGCCCCGGGGCATTCACCAGGGTCCGTGTTGCTTGTAACAGAAGAGTTCGCTCTCGTTGGGGACGTCATCTTTCGCGGTTCCATTGGGCGAACCGATTTGGAGCATTCTGACGACGCGGCTATGAAGCGCACATTAGCCGGGCCAGTGTGGGCCATGGACGATGCCCTCACGCTGCTGCCCGGGCACGGTCCCACCACGACCATGCGTGTGGAACGTGCTACCAATCCATTCCTTCGTACTATCCGTGAGGTAATTTAA
- the tpx gene encoding thiol peroxidase: MANVTFKGNPAQTNGELPAVGDKLPAFSFVGSDLADITAEDFAGKRLVISLFPSVDTGVCAQALRTFNEKAAALDNTVVLSVSKDLPFAQERFCAAEGIENVVNASAFRADEDFGLTLADSPLKGLLARAVIVTDEEQKVIYTELVDEITTEPDYEAALAALN; this comes from the coding sequence ATGGCTAACGTAACTTTCAAAGGTAACCCAGCACAGACCAACGGCGAACTTCCAGCCGTGGGTGATAAGCTTCCTGCTTTCTCCTTCGTAGGCTCGGATCTCGCAGATATTACCGCGGAGGACTTCGCCGGCAAGCGCCTTGTTATCTCCCTTTTCCCATCCGTTGACACCGGCGTGTGCGCCCAGGCTCTGCGCACCTTCAATGAGAAGGCCGCAGCCCTGGATAACACCGTGGTTCTCTCCGTGTCCAAGGACCTGCCCTTCGCTCAGGAGCGCTTCTGCGCGGCAGAGGGCATCGAAAACGTCGTGAACGCATCCGCGTTTCGCGCCGATGAGGACTTCGGCCTGACCCTGGCCGATTCCCCTCTCAAGGGCCTGCTCGCCCGCGCCGTCATCGTCACTGATGAGGAGCAGAAGGTCATCTACACTGAGCTCGTTGACGAAATCACCACCGAGCCTGACTACGAGGCCGCACTCGCCGCCCTGAACTAA
- a CDS encoding RelA/SpoT family protein: MRSMSARLARSLTGGRVKVNPVLDPLLSIHRQFHPRADVETLNAAYATAERLHEGVFRKSGDPYITHPLAVATIAAEIGMDTTTIVAALLHDTVEDTDYSLEDLTNDFGPEVARLVDGVTKLDKVALGAAAEAETIRKMIVAMAQDPRVLVIKVADRLHNMRTMRFLKPEKQAKKARQTLDVIAPLAHRLGMASVKWELEDLSFAILYPKKYDEIVRMVADRAPSRDKALKEIINQTTAALKENGIDAEVMGRPKHYWSIYQKMIVRGRDFAEIFDLVGIRVLVDDINSCYAAIGVVHSLYAALPGRFKDYISSPRFGVYQSLHTTVLAAGGSTLEVQVRTHEMHYNAEYGVAAHWRYKELKGKNSSNSEEVDQMAWMRQLLDWQKEAADPNEFLDSLRYDLTSKQIFAFTPKGDVVNLPAGSTPVDFAFAVHTEVGYRCIGAKVNGKLVALESKLKSGDRVEIFTSKDQNAGPSRDWQEFLVSPRAKAKVRQWFAKERREEHLEAGRDALAAEVQRGGLPMHRLFTASSMKQVAEQLHYPDVDALYTAIGAGHVSAQHVAHQLVSLFGDTDDAVDALASRTPFSELEQSRIQHTKDSSTGTGILVEGSPDVMAKLAKCCQPVPGDEIFGFVTRGGGVSVHRTDCTNAEKLKSEPERMMNVAWSNGNASSGAFAATLQLEALDRQGLLFELTRVFSDQNLNVLAMNSNRGDDHIATVRFTFSISDTKQLGQLMTSLRNTEGVFDVYRVTA, from the coding sequence ATGAGAAGCATGTCAGCCCGCCTGGCACGTTCGCTCACCGGTGGCAGGGTCAAGGTTAATCCGGTCCTTGATCCCCTGCTTTCCATACACAGGCAGTTCCACCCGCGCGCCGACGTGGAGACCCTGAACGCCGCCTATGCCACCGCCGAGCGTCTGCACGAGGGAGTATTCCGTAAATCCGGCGACCCTTACATCACGCACCCGTTAGCCGTTGCGACCATCGCCGCAGAAATCGGCATGGACACTACAACCATCGTGGCGGCGCTGCTCCACGACACGGTGGAGGATACAGACTACTCACTCGAGGATCTCACCAATGACTTTGGCCCCGAGGTGGCGCGCCTTGTCGATGGCGTGACCAAGCTCGATAAAGTCGCGCTTGGTGCCGCGGCAGAGGCTGAAACCATTCGCAAAATGATCGTGGCTATGGCGCAGGATCCACGTGTCTTGGTCATCAAGGTGGCAGACCGCCTCCACAACATGCGCACGATGCGCTTCCTTAAACCGGAAAAGCAGGCCAAGAAGGCGCGGCAGACGCTTGACGTCATAGCGCCGTTAGCCCACCGCCTGGGTATGGCAAGCGTCAAATGGGAGCTAGAGGACCTCTCCTTCGCTATTTTGTACCCAAAGAAATACGACGAGATTGTCCGCATGGTCGCCGATCGGGCGCCTTCGAGGGACAAGGCCTTAAAGGAGATCATCAACCAGACCACCGCCGCTTTGAAGGAAAACGGCATCGATGCAGAGGTCATGGGTAGGCCTAAGCACTACTGGTCGATCTATCAAAAGATGATTGTCCGAGGCCGGGACTTTGCAGAAATCTTCGACCTTGTGGGCATTCGCGTCCTCGTCGATGACATCAATAGTTGTTACGCGGCAATCGGCGTGGTGCACTCGCTGTACGCAGCCCTACCGGGCCGTTTTAAGGACTATATTTCCTCGCCTCGCTTTGGCGTCTACCAGTCACTGCACACTACCGTGCTGGCGGCTGGGGGAAGTACGCTTGAGGTTCAGGTACGCACCCATGAGATGCATTACAACGCCGAGTACGGCGTCGCTGCGCACTGGCGGTACAAGGAGCTTAAGGGCAAGAACTCCTCCAATTCCGAGGAAGTAGACCAGATGGCGTGGATGCGCCAGCTGTTGGACTGGCAGAAGGAAGCCGCGGATCCTAACGAGTTCTTGGATTCCCTGCGCTACGACCTTACGTCGAAGCAGATCTTTGCATTTACCCCTAAGGGTGACGTGGTGAACCTACCCGCGGGCTCCACCCCGGTCGATTTTGCCTTCGCGGTCCACACGGAGGTGGGGTACCGCTGCATCGGTGCCAAGGTCAACGGCAAACTTGTGGCCCTGGAATCGAAACTCAAATCCGGTGATCGCGTGGAGATCTTCACGTCTAAGGACCAGAATGCTGGCCCGTCCCGCGACTGGCAAGAATTCCTGGTCAGCCCGCGCGCCAAGGCGAAGGTACGGCAATGGTTCGCCAAAGAGCGCCGTGAGGAGCACCTGGAGGCTGGCCGTGACGCGCTCGCCGCGGAGGTCCAGCGGGGCGGCCTGCCGATGCATAGGCTGTTTACGGCTTCCTCGATGAAACAGGTAGCCGAGCAGCTGCATTACCCCGATGTGGACGCACTCTACACCGCCATCGGGGCTGGGCACGTTTCTGCCCAGCACGTCGCTCACCAGCTTGTCTCCTTGTTTGGGGACACCGATGATGCCGTAGATGCGCTGGCTTCCCGCACTCCGTTCTCTGAGCTCGAGCAGTCCCGCATCCAGCACACCAAGGACTCTTCCACGGGTACCGGAATCCTGGTCGAGGGCAGCCCCGATGTGATGGCTAAGCTGGCGAAGTGCTGCCAGCCGGTTCCCGGCGATGAGATCTTTGGATTCGTTACCCGTGGTGGCGGCGTTTCAGTTCACCGTACTGATTGCACTAATGCCGAAAAGCTTAAGTCTGAGCCCGAGCGCATGATGAACGTTGCATGGTCCAATGGCAATGCCTCCTCCGGGGCGTTTGCCGCCACCCTGCAACTTGAGGCCCTTGACCGGCAGGGCCTGCTCTTCGAGCTCACCAGGGTATTTAGCGATCAGAACCTCAACGTTTTGGCCATGAATTCCAACCGCGGCGATGACCACATCGCAACGGTACGCTTCACGTTCTCTATTTCGGACACCAAGCAGCTGGGGCAGCTTATGACCTCCCTGCGCAACACGGAGGGCGTCTTCGACGTGTACCGTGTGACGGCTTAA
- the yajC gene encoding preprotein translocase subunit YajC gives MELIFLLILLALFLLPTFFAVRRQQKHQKEILAFQASLAPGKRVVTAAGIHGTVTAVRDTEVDLEIASGTIVTFEKIAIVRAAGTADSLNGATAARQANAEPAPGDADGYRAGEFEPGYESGHNAAHPDDAQRDR, from the coding sequence ATGGAACTTATTTTTCTCTTAATTCTCCTAGCCCTTTTCTTGCTTCCTACCTTCTTTGCCGTACGGAGGCAGCAGAAGCATCAGAAGGAAATCCTGGCCTTCCAGGCCTCCCTGGCTCCTGGCAAGCGCGTGGTGACCGCCGCTGGTATTCACGGCACCGTCACTGCGGTCCGCGATACGGAAGTAGACCTGGAGATCGCATCCGGTACCATCGTTACCTTCGAAAAGATCGCGATTGTCCGCGCGGCGGGCACCGCCGACTCCCTCAATGGCGCTACTGCCGCACGCCAGGCTAACGCGGAGCCAGCACCAGGTGATGCTGATGGCTACCGCGCGGGCGAGTTTGAGCCCGGATACGAATCCGGCCATAATGCCGCCCATCCGGACGATGCCCAGCGTGACCGGTAA
- the secF gene encoding protein translocase subunit SecF → MASAVKISRIDRLYTDEGGFDFVGRSKLWYGITIGLLVVSIAAILFRGFNLSLDFEGGTKLSMPAGELQVEQVEETFTEATGITPEIVQIVGSGASETLEINTERLSQEQVDSARQAIYEAHQPLDESGKPSPDAIGSSTVSESWGSAITERMIIAMLVFLAAATLYVALRLQRNMAFAAIIALIADGILILGIYALFGLEVSPAVIIGLLTVLTFSIYDSVIVFDKVNENTEGIEGQRRYTYGEQANVAINQTVMRSISTSVISALPIIALFIVAVWLMGIGTLRDLALIQLIGVVEGIFSSIFLATPLAVSLANRTKKIKQHNKVVAEYRSTSGADSGELADGDDDDVRGSVKAAPKRTVVSPAGYGERAEEASNPKGDTGFNGGASWRPNR, encoded by the coding sequence ATGGCTTCCGCTGTAAAAATTTCCCGCATCGACCGCCTATATACGGACGAAGGCGGCTTTGACTTCGTTGGCCGATCTAAGCTTTGGTACGGCATCACCATTGGCCTGCTCGTGGTTTCCATCGCTGCGATATTATTCCGCGGTTTCAACCTCTCGCTCGATTTTGAGGGCGGCACGAAACTCTCGATGCCCGCCGGTGAGCTGCAGGTAGAACAGGTCGAGGAGACCTTTACCGAGGCAACCGGAATTACCCCTGAGATCGTTCAAATTGTCGGTTCCGGAGCTTCCGAAACCCTCGAAATCAATACCGAGCGCCTCAGCCAGGAACAGGTTGATTCCGCGCGTCAGGCAATCTACGAAGCTCATCAACCCCTAGATGAATCAGGTAAGCCGTCCCCAGATGCAATTGGTTCCTCCACAGTGTCTGAGTCTTGGGGCTCCGCGATTACCGAGCGCATGATTATCGCAATGCTGGTCTTCCTCGCGGCGGCAACGCTGTACGTAGCGCTCCGCTTGCAACGCAACATGGCTTTCGCTGCCATCATCGCGCTGATTGCCGACGGCATCCTGATCCTCGGCATTTACGCCCTGTTCGGCCTGGAGGTTTCTCCTGCGGTAATCATCGGCCTGCTCACGGTGTTGACCTTCTCCATCTACGACTCAGTGATCGTCTTCGACAAGGTCAATGAAAATACCGAAGGAATCGAAGGCCAGCGAAGGTACACCTACGGCGAACAAGCCAATGTGGCGATTAACCAGACGGTAATGCGCTCAATTTCTACGTCCGTGATCTCTGCGCTCCCGATCATCGCCCTGTTTATCGTGGCCGTTTGGCTCATGGGTATTGGCACCCTGCGGGATCTGGCTCTAATCCAGCTGATCGGCGTTGTGGAAGGTATTTTCTCCTCAATCTTCCTGGCCACGCCACTGGCCGTTTCCTTGGCGAACCGTACCAAGAAGATCAAGCAGCATAACAAGGTCGTGGCGGAGTACCGCTCGACGTCCGGTGCGGATTCCGGCGAGCTTGCCGATGGCGACGATGATGACGTGCGCGGGTCCGTCAAGGCTGCGCCCAAGCGCACCGTGGTTTCCCCGGCTGGCTACGGCGAGCGGGCTGAGGAAGCAAGCAACCCTAAAGGTGATACCGGTTTTAATGGCGGCGCATCATGGCGCCCTAACCGTTAG
- the secD gene encoding protein translocase subunit SecD: protein MSTTTRGALNNSSRTWPKRALALFLLLVVVLYALVLFTGPKSISPKLGIDLQGGTRVTLVPQGQEPTQDQLQQARTILEQRVNGMGVSGSEVVINGNTLVITVPGEDTAQAQAVGQTSKLLFRPVNTTMIPDVAALPETLEDMANRWVEYRVLTPEQANESLKRFVDGVNMQSQQMGTGGEPLKVPTVSATPKPEPDNSIAQGQFRDETIEMLLADRQSDDPTTIAAASGLLQCMPGSTTVDPVAGLDDPAKVFATCDLSTGQAYVLDPAPLLEGIDDPAGTRLTGNEIDTESPITGGLNPQTGQMEIAFAFKTGDGPNGSATWAKLTQDNLQQQVAITLDSSIISAPVIQGATPYGAATSITGDFTQEEATSLANNLKYGALPLSFTGENGEPGGTTEVVPPTLGKAALQAGLIAGLVGLVLVAAYALFYFRAFGLVSLVTLVGAGVLTYGSIVLLGRWIGYSLDLSGIAGLVIGVGATADSFVVYYERIKDELLEGRTFRSATTKAWERARGTIVTGNAVTLIGSVIVYFLAIGEVKGFAFTLGLTTVFDLVVSFLIMAPLMQLAARRPRWAKPSMNGLGGIFSLVEERRSHGHYAKPARDTARTEKPSHKSSAAVTGAAVVTQTRTDGSGSSGDDSKDEPRSEVETLGEEEEK, encoded by the coding sequence TTGTCCACTACAACTCGCGGCGCTCTGAATAACTCGAGCAGAACGTGGCCAAAGCGGGCCTTGGCGCTGTTTTTACTGCTCGTCGTTGTACTTTACGCGCTAGTACTTTTCACCGGACCAAAGAGCATCAGCCCGAAGCTGGGCATAGATCTTCAAGGCGGCACCCGCGTGACTCTAGTGCCTCAGGGGCAAGAACCAACGCAGGACCAGCTCCAGCAGGCTCGTACCATCCTGGAACAGCGCGTAAACGGCATGGGTGTTTCAGGATCCGAGGTTGTAATCAACGGAAACACCCTTGTTATCACCGTCCCCGGCGAGGATACTGCACAGGCTCAGGCCGTGGGGCAGACCTCTAAACTGCTGTTCCGCCCTGTAAATACCACCATGATTCCAGACGTGGCCGCATTGCCGGAGACTCTGGAGGACATGGCTAATCGCTGGGTTGAATACCGTGTGCTTACCCCTGAGCAGGCTAACGAATCCCTCAAGCGTTTTGTGGATGGCGTAAACATGCAGAGCCAGCAGATGGGCACCGGTGGGGAGCCGCTCAAGGTGCCTACGGTCAGCGCTACCCCTAAGCCTGAGCCGGACAATTCCATTGCCCAGGGTCAATTCCGCGATGAGACAATCGAGATGCTGCTGGCTGATCGCCAATCCGATGACCCAACCACCATCGCAGCCGCTTCTGGCCTTTTGCAGTGCATGCCCGGATCCACCACCGTCGATCCCGTGGCTGGTTTAGATGATCCGGCCAAGGTATTTGCAACCTGTGACCTTTCGACCGGCCAGGCCTACGTGCTGGACCCCGCGCCGCTACTCGAGGGAATTGATGACCCGGCGGGCACCCGTTTGACGGGTAATGAGATCGATACCGAATCGCCAATCACCGGTGGGCTGAATCCACAGACCGGCCAGATGGAAATCGCCTTCGCCTTCAAGACCGGTGATGGTCCTAACGGCTCCGCAACGTGGGCAAAACTGACCCAGGACAACCTGCAGCAGCAGGTGGCGATCACGCTAGACTCGTCCATCATTTCCGCGCCAGTCATTCAGGGTGCTACCCCGTACGGCGCCGCGACCTCCATTACGGGTGATTTCACCCAGGAGGAAGCAACCAGCCTCGCCAACAACTTAAAGTACGGCGCACTGCCGCTGTCTTTTACCGGTGAGAACGGCGAACCCGGTGGAACCACAGAGGTTGTCCCACCGACATTGGGTAAGGCAGCGCTACAGGCAGGCCTTATCGCAGGGCTGGTAGGTCTAGTTCTTGTAGCGGCTTACGCCCTGTTCTACTTCCGCGCGTTTGGCCTGGTATCCCTGGTCACCCTGGTGGGCGCGGGTGTACTAACGTACGGCTCCATCGTCTTGCTTGGGCGCTGGATTGGCTACTCCCTGGATTTGTCCGGCATAGCGGGCCTTGTTATCGGCGTGGGTGCAACCGCGGACTCCTTTGTGGTCTACTACGAACGCATCAAGGACGAGCTACTGGAGGGGCGGACCTTCCGCTCCGCAACGACCAAGGCGTGGGAACGCGCTCGCGGCACCATTGTCACCGGCAACGCGGTGACCCTTATCGGATCCGTTATCGTCTACTTCTTGGCCATCGGTGAGGTAAAGGGCTTCGCCTTTACCCTTGGACTCACCACGGTATTCGACTTGGTTGTTTCTTTCCTGATTATGGCGCCTCTCATGCAGCTTGCCGCGCGCCGCCCGCGCTGGGCCAAGCCATCCATGAATGGCCTGGGAGGTATCTTCTCCTTGGTTGAAGAGCGCCGCAGCCACGGCCATTACGCCAAGCCGGCGAGGGATACCGCCCGCACCGAGAAGCCTTCGCACAAGTCTTCCGCCGCGGTCACCGGGGCGGCAGTCGTTACACAAACCCGCACCGATGGATCAGGCTCATCAGGGGATGACTCCAAGGACGAACCACGCTCCGAGGTTGAAACCTTGGGTGAGGAAGAGGAGAAGTAA